A portion of the Thalassotalea sp. LPB0316 genome contains these proteins:
- a CDS encoding Imm26 family immunity protein: protein MSFKRVRWEQGSVYAIPLKDGSFGVCQAIDLMMPNVVYIAVFSYRFKELPETIPPLSRNDVLSLGATWKQELNNGTWASLGKREPVVLKSDFPNEEFAEDGYIGAVTSDAGLFSNFLAACFGLTPWNTMFDPEYWDEYLNSGNSRPSSVKILSEEARNKYRSEELGIKST from the coding sequence ATGAGTTTTAAACGAGTGCGATGGGAACAAGGAAGCGTTTATGCAATTCCTCTGAAAGACGGAAGTTTCGGTGTTTGCCAAGCCATCGACTTAATGATGCCCAATGTTGTGTATATCGCAGTATTTTCCTATCGGTTCAAAGAGCTTCCTGAAACTATTCCGCCTTTAAGTAGAAATGACGTTTTGTCTCTCGGCGCAACATGGAAGCAAGAATTAAATAACGGAACATGGGCATCATTAGGCAAACGCGAACCTGTTGTACTTAAATCAGACTTCCCTAATGAAGAATTTGCAGAAGACGGCTATATTGGTGCAGTTACATCGGATGCAGGCTTATTTTCGAATTTCTTAGCAGCATGTTTTGGTTTAACTCCGTGGAATACCATGTTCGATCCTGAATATTGGGATGAATACTTAAATTCAGGAAATTCTCGCCCGAGTTCAGTTAAAATCTTGAGTGAAGAAGCACGTAATAAATATCGTAGCGAAGAATTGGGTATAAAAAGTACCTAA
- a CDS encoding type II toxin-antitoxin system RelE family toxin, with the protein MSYELEFKKSALKEWKKLGATIQTQFKKKLAEILVNPHIPSAKLSGANELYKIKLRQAGYRLVYEVNDEIITVTVISVGKRDKGKVYKVAMKRND; encoded by the coding sequence ATGAGTTATGAACTGGAATTTAAAAAGTCAGCTCTGAAAGAGTGGAAAAAACTTGGCGCCACTATTCAAACTCAGTTTAAAAAGAAGTTAGCAGAAATTTTAGTTAATCCACACATACCAAGTGCAAAGTTATCTGGCGCCAATGAACTCTATAAAATAAAGCTACGACAAGCTGGTTACCGACTAGTTTATGAAGTAAACGATGAAATAATTACAGTAACCGTAATCTCTGTAGGTAAGCGAGACAAAGGAAAAGTCTATAAAGTTGCGATGAAACGCAATGATTGA
- a CDS encoding type II toxin-antitoxin system Phd/YefM family antitoxin: MTTRILTETAASISELKANPMKVALSANGEPIAILNRNEPAFYCIPAETYEFLMDHLEDLELMQIAESRKNEESIKVSLDEL, encoded by the coding sequence ATGACTACTAGGATTTTAACAGAAACAGCAGCAAGTATTAGTGAATTAAAAGCTAACCCCATGAAAGTTGCTTTAAGCGCAAATGGCGAACCGATCGCTATATTAAATAGAAATGAGCCAGCGTTCTATTGCATACCTGCAGAAACGTATGAATTTTTAATGGATCATTTAGAAGATTTAGAGCTAATGCAAATTGCCGAAAGCAGAAAAAATGAAGAAAGCATTAAGGTTAGCCTAGATGAGTTATGA
- a CDS encoding UPF0158 family protein: MFIPHKLQKSNTLTAVLPQRETKLDKRMTIKFSDVLDLFELVNFGSPYDHEGYICKSSGKTYFYSAFGDNEEELPDDINEEKYLMIPHKSELNLGRDLVFDFALEYLPSEYENIRSIFRSKGAYARFKSLLEASGKVEQWYKYETERTEKALRDWCSIQDVEISG, translated from the coding sequence GTGTTCATTCCTCACAAATTACAGAAAAGCAACACCTTAACGGCAGTGTTACCGCAAAGAGAAACTAAGCTAGATAAACGTATGACGATAAAATTCAGTGATGTGTTAGATCTATTTGAATTGGTGAATTTTGGTTCTCCATACGATCATGAAGGATACATCTGTAAGTCGTCCGGCAAAACTTACTTTTATTCAGCGTTCGGAGATAACGAAGAAGAGCTTCCTGACGATATTAATGAAGAAAAATATTTGATGATCCCTCATAAAAGTGAGTTAAATCTTGGCAGAGATCTGGTCTTTGATTTTGCACTGGAATATTTACCATCAGAATATGAAAATATCCGTTCGATTTTCCGCTCTAAAGGCGCTTACGCTAGGTTTAAGTCACTGCTAGAGGCTTCAGGAAAAGTTGAGCAGTGGTATAAATATGAAACAGAGCGCACGGAAAAAGCGTTACGCGATTGGTGCTCAATACAAGATGTTGAAATTAGCGGCTAA
- the bla gene encoding subclass B1 metallo-beta-lactamase: MKFYVLLLLLFCVSSAKANDSKFNVTPIAENVYQHISFLEIEPWGLIGASGLVLVEGEDAYLIDTPWTNQDTQKLIAWVKSKGLNIKGAIVTHFHQDASGGLLALNNAKIKTYATSLTNKLLREQGREIANNEINSVTFEFAESALETFYPGAGHSRDNIVIWLPKQSILFGGCFVKSLTSKSLGNIADASVNEWPNSIHKILNKYPTIQWVVPGHGKVGGVELLEHTEQLVIDKIGR; this comes from the coding sequence TTGAAGTTTTACGTATTATTACTTTTACTTTTTTGTGTAAGCAGCGCAAAAGCTAATGATTCAAAATTCAATGTAACGCCTATAGCTGAAAACGTATATCAACATATTTCCTTTCTTGAAATAGAACCTTGGGGCCTTATAGGGGCTTCTGGACTTGTATTGGTTGAAGGCGAAGATGCATACCTCATCGATACACCATGGACTAACCAAGATACTCAAAAACTCATAGCATGGGTAAAATCTAAAGGGTTAAATATTAAAGGTGCGATTGTGACTCATTTCCATCAGGATGCTAGCGGTGGATTGCTCGCACTGAATAATGCCAAGATAAAAACATATGCAACGTCGTTAACAAATAAACTACTTCGTGAACAGGGACGTGAAATTGCTAACAATGAGATAAATTCAGTCACATTTGAGTTTGCTGAAAGCGCTTTAGAGACTTTTTATCCCGGTGCAGGCCACAGTCGCGACAATATCGTAATCTGGCTCCCAAAACAAAGCATACTATTTGGCGGCTGCTTCGTGAAAAGTCTAACAAGTAAAAGTTTAGGTAATATTGCAGATGCATCAGTCAACGAGTGGCCCAATTCAATACACAAAATTTTAAATAAGTACCCGACTATTCAATGGGTGGTGCCTGGCCATGGCAAAGTCGGCGGGGTTGAGTTGTTAGAGCACACCGAGCAGCTTGTCATTGATAAAATTGGCCGCTAG
- a CDS encoding TIGR03643 family protein produces the protein MELTSEIESRIIEMAWEDRTPFEAIELQFGLNEPNVIQFMRRRLKPSSFKLWRTRVSGRKTKHKRLRSSAITRGYCPTQYKRR, from the coding sequence ATGGAACTGACGTCGGAAATAGAGTCAAGGATCATAGAAATGGCATGGGAAGACCGCACGCCATTTGAGGCGATAGAATTACAATTTGGTTTGAATGAGCCCAACGTTATTCAGTTTATGCGCAGACGACTAAAACCAAGTAGTTTTAAATTGTGGCGCACACGAGTGTCGGGTCGTAAAACAAAGCACAAGCGACTGCGAAGTTCAGCTATAACCCGAGGTTATTGTCCAACCCAGTATAAGCGACGTTAG
- a CDS encoding PH domain-containing protein, whose translation MTIFKSKQDAWLIAVVYTSSFICFIASGYVLAQGLSITNIIIAAVTALVGGVFPIWLIVSLKYVVDEKLLKIICGPFKWHIELSAINSVVPSSDLVSSPALSLDRLLINYGFGKTVLVSPKDKKGFIGAIGLNKV comes from the coding sequence ATGACAATTTTTAAATCAAAACAAGATGCATGGTTAATCGCCGTAGTTTATACAAGCAGTTTTATTTGCTTTATCGCCAGTGGCTATGTGTTAGCGCAAGGCCTGTCTATTACAAATATTATCATTGCCGCTGTTACCGCGCTTGTTGGCGGCGTATTCCCGATTTGGCTCATTGTATCGCTGAAATATGTAGTTGATGAAAAATTGCTAAAGATTATTTGCGGCCCATTTAAATGGCATATTGAACTATCTGCAATTAATTCGGTAGTGCCTTCGTCTGACTTAGTTTCCAGCCCCGCCCTATCTCTAGATAGGCTATTAATTAACTATGGCTTTGGCAAAACAGTGCTAGTTTCGCCAAAAGATAAAAAAGGCTTTATTGGCGCAATAGGTTTAAATAAAGTATAA
- a CDS encoding CPBP family intramembrane glutamic endopeptidase, with translation MNSPTKLITPENAIHKPSPLAFLLDLVIYISIMFLVREIYFSQFNFITNGLFWSFVMLLTATILMRLRNVSWKEIGLFKPSNVKKSLLATIFIFAFTIISILIFQTLKDQLGLQLSPDMSNETAVSKFGDLSGNWKLFFTIMPFIWLQSALEEILDRGFLINWIEKALSSTWFATIFAVLAQALIFGFRHSYDISERSITVAIIGLAMGIGYVAFGRNLWPLIFVHCLLNTMSMLDRV, from the coding sequence ATGAACTCACCTACAAAGCTTATTACACCAGAAAACGCGATACATAAGCCGTCTCCTCTTGCATTTTTGTTAGACTTAGTTATCTATATTTCGATAATGTTTCTCGTCAGGGAGATATACTTTTCACAGTTTAACTTTATCACCAATGGCCTTTTTTGGTCCTTTGTTATGTTGCTTACGGCAACGATTTTAATGCGCTTGCGAAATGTTTCTTGGAAAGAAATAGGTTTATTCAAGCCGAGCAATGTAAAAAAATCATTATTGGCAACTATTTTTATTTTTGCCTTCACAATTATTTCAATATTAATTTTTCAAACCTTAAAAGATCAATTAGGCCTGCAACTTTCTCCTGATATGTCGAATGAAACAGCAGTATCTAAATTTGGTGATTTGTCAGGGAATTGGAAATTATTTTTCACCATAATGCCATTTATTTGGTTGCAGTCTGCACTAGAAGAAATACTAGATAGAGGGTTTCTGATCAACTGGATTGAAAAAGCACTCTCTAGCACTTGGTTTGCAACAATTTTTGCTGTTTTGGCTCAGGCCCTAATTTTTGGGTTTAGGCATTCTTATGATATATCAGAACGCTCAATAACTGTTGCAATTATTGGTCTCGCTATGGGCATAGGTTATGTCGCGTTTGGCAGGAACTTATGGCCACTTATTTTTGTCCATTGCCTACTTAATACAATGTCTATGTTAGACCGAGTTTAA
- the fghA gene encoding S-formylglutathione hydrolase encodes MLEKLSENKAFGGIHQQYRHQSASNKCQMRFAIYLPPKALAGEKVPVLYWLSGLTCSDENFMQKAGAFRVAAELGIAIVAPDTSPRGEGVPDDDNYDLGQGAGFYVNATQAPWAEHFQMYDYITQELPSIIEQHFPVTQKKSISGHSMGGHGALMIGLRNSDAYQSISAFSPIVNPENCPWGRKAFTAYLGEHEQDWRQYDSCELLKANKRIVPTLIDQGDADQFLTEQLQTPTIVSLAQQFDLAMQIRMQPGYDHSYYFISSFIEDHLRFHAQNLAR; translated from the coding sequence ATATCGCCATCAATCAGCTAGTAATAAATGCCAGATGCGTTTTGCTATCTACTTACCGCCGAAAGCTTTGGCAGGTGAAAAAGTGCCCGTTTTATACTGGTTATCAGGTTTAACCTGCAGCGATGAAAACTTCATGCAAAAAGCCGGGGCATTTCGCGTTGCAGCAGAGCTTGGTATCGCAATTGTTGCGCCTGACACTAGCCCACGAGGTGAGGGCGTACCAGATGATGATAATTACGATTTGGGGCAAGGTGCGGGCTTTTATGTTAATGCGACACAAGCGCCATGGGCCGAGCACTTTCAGATGTACGATTACATTACCCAAGAGCTACCTTCAATTATTGAGCAACACTTTCCGGTAACCCAGAAAAAATCAATCTCAGGCCATAGTATGGGTGGCCATGGTGCACTGATGATTGGTTTGCGAAATAGCGACGCTTATCAGTCTATTTCGGCGTTTAGCCCTATCGTAAACCCGGAAAACTGCCCTTGGGGCAGAAAAGCGTTTACCGCTTATTTAGGTGAACATGAGCAAGATTGGCGACAATATGATAGCTGTGAATTGCTCAAAGCAAATAAACGGATTGTGCCTACTTTGATTGATCAAGGCGATGCCGATCAGTTTCTTACTGAGCAGCTACAAACGCCGACGATTGTATCATTGGCTCAACAATTTGATCTAGCCATGCAAATAAGAATGCAACCTGGCTATGATCACAGTTATTACTTTATTTCGAGCTTTATTGAAGATCATCTGCGCTTTCACGCTCAAAACTTAGCGCGATAG